The genomic region CACCCGGCATCCCCAGAATCTTGGCCGAGTTTGAAGAGAGCTCTTCCACCGTCGCTACCTTCATTCTCAGCGTTTACATTCTCGGTTTCGCCTTCGGACCTCTCCTCGTCGCTCCTCTGAGTGAGATTTACGGCAGATCTGTGATGTACAACATGGGCAACGTCTTCTttttcatcttcaccatctgcACGGCTCTTTCCAATGGCATTCCAATGATGATGGCCTTCCGCTTCCTCATGGGTGTGGCCGGTTCAGTTCCTATCACTCTCGGCAGTGGCAGTATCTCCGATATGATGCCTGTCGAATTCCGCGGTCGCGCCATGGCAGTCTGGGCCATTGGACCTCTTCTGGGACCATGCATTGGTCCGGTGGCTGGTGGCTACCTCATTCGCGCAGCTGGCTGGCGCTGGGTCTACTGGCTCATTGCCATCGTCACTGGCCTCATCGccgtcttcaccttcttcaccctccgCGAGTCCTACGCGcccgtcatcctcgagcGCAAAGCCGCTCGCCTCCGCAAAAAAACCGgtaaccccctcctccgctccaagctcgccgacaacaccaccactccggccgagaagctcaagaccGCCCTCGTACGCCCCATGTACTTCCTCTTCTGCGTCCCCATCGttaccctcctctccctctatGTCGCCGTCACCTATGGTGTTCTctacctcctcttcaccaccttctcacTTGTCTTCGGTCAGAACACGCTTGGCAGCAGCTACGGCttcggggagggtgaggtcgGTCTTGTCTTCATTCCCTCCGCCATTGGCATGGCTCTCGGGATTGTCATCTTCGGTGCCATGAGCGATAAGCTGGTCACGCAAAAGATCAGCAGCGGAGAGAAGCACAAGCCCGAGATCAGACTCACACCCTTCCTGACTATTCCCGCCGGTGTCACGCTTCCTATCGGCTTGTTCTTGTACGGCTGGACCACCCACTATGGCGTTCACTGGATCGTTCCCATGATCGGCGTTGTGATTTTCTGCTTCGGACTCATGGGTATCATGATGGCTTGCCAAAACTACTTGCTGGTCAGTACTTGCTTCGTCCTTTTAAAGGCCGAAACCAAGGTTGCTAACATGATTTCAATAGGATGTCTACCCTCAAAACGCCGCCTCCGTCACCGCCGCTCTTGCTGTGCTCAGATCTCTTGCTggcgccctcctccctctgggCGCTATCGACATGTACAttgcccttggccttggATGGGGCAACTCCCTCCTTGGTTTCATCTCCCTTGGGCTGATTCCcatccctcttctcttcttcttgttcggAGAGAGGATCAGAGGCGTCAAGAAGGTGCCCACCGCCACTGAGGCCTGATCACCCTTTACTTTCTCATTTCAGCTTCACTGTTCATATCTGATGACACTCTTCTCTTTGGCTTCCGGGTAACTTCTTTCCGCATGGCCGGCGTTTGGGTGAAAACATGAATTTAGAGGGAAACGGATACACAAAAGCAGGCGGGCAATGTGTATTTTCTTTGTTGCCGCTGTTGTTGGGATACGTATATACAAGAGATACCACTATAGAGTTTAATGTTGCTTTCGAAGCTTGTACTTACTACCATTTATTTATTTTCGTCTAACGACAAAACAAGATATGAGGCCCTACCTTTCTATTCAACCTCTTTCCTCACTTGTCTCCAATGTGGTTTTGCAAAGACACTAGTGTCTAACTCACCATGTCCGTAGCAGAATGATGGGATTAAATTGACAGCTGATATTTCAACCGCATGAGAGCCACAGCTGGGGCCTGTTAACTGTTATTGACCCTATTTCGAAGACTCGCGTCTCCGTCAGAATGAGTTTCGTGCGGTGACACGCAGACAGGAGCGGGGTGTCCCGTTGGTCACGTGCAGATCCAAGTAAGAAGGTCTGACTGGTCGGTTGGCTCGCTCATTCTTGTAATGTGCGACATGCATCTAACCACATGCTCATCACTTATCGTTGTCACCAACGCCAGCATTACCCGACCGACAGCTTCTCCATCGAACAAGCCCCGTGGAGAGCTCAAgttctcaacaaccaccccttTTCGCATGCACTCACGGACGAACCAACTTCCCAACCAACCGCTGTGATATATACGGGTAATCAGCGGATGCAGATCACCATGGAGAGTGCTAAGaactcgtcaaagtcgagcAACATGAAGGAAATTCTTGCTCGACTGGGCGGTGATTTCCCCATGGATGAAGAAGCTGTTTTGAAGCGTAAGTTCCCCAGTCATTGACTTGAGAAATGGGTGGATGCTAAGAAGACCTATGCGGTAGTTCTACCCATGGGAACGAAGTTGATCGCGGTTGAGAAATTTGGAGTTAGTGCTTTCACAGCCACTGGTCGTATCAAGGCCCTGGAACCAACAAATGGCCAGAAAGAGTATTTCATCAAGGTAAGAGGTCCTATTGGATGCTGGGTACCTATCCTTCTGCTAGATAAAGCGGATGGTTTATTTATTCAATTCATAGGTTGCCTATGGTGAGCAAGGGCGGGTCATGCTGAACGGGGAAGCCATGTCGTCTCTGATGATCTACGACCTCATGCCGGACTTCATCCCGAAGCCCGTTGGATTCGGCGCCTATCAACAAGAGCAAGCTGCGTATTTCTATCTCTCCGAATTCGTGGACATGGTTCGTCGTCCATCTTGTTCATTCTCAGAGCAAGAACTTACTTGCACAAAATAGGATGTGACCACCCCCCCGGATCCCGTTGAATGGACGAAACGGCTAGCCAACATGCACAAACAAAGTCAATCACCAACCGGACAGTTCGGCTTCCCTGTAAAAACCTGTGACGGCAAAACAGCTCACACGACTGACTGGGAAGATAGCTGGGCCGTCTTTTACCGCACACTCTTCCTAGGAGTCTGCAAACGCGACATCGAAGCCAACGGGTCGTGGCCTGAGTTGGAGCTCGCGACAGAACAAATCGCCAACGCCGTGATCCCCCAACTTTTGGATAACTTGAAGATGTCAGATGGTCAAAAGATCAAGCCCTGCATTATCCATGGTGACCTATGGGAAGGCAACATGGGGATCAGCAAAGAGACCAACAAGTCCCTCCTCTTCGATTCTGGATCATACTTTGCCCACAACGAGATGGAACTTGGGCACTGGAGGTGCGAATTCAGTACCGTGTTCCGTGACAAGAGCTACACGGAACACTACCAACAAAATTACCCTCCTGCTGAGCCtgtggaggagtttgacgaTCGCAACCGGCTGTACAGCCTCAAAGGAGCCATCGTTTATTCCGCTGGCCACCCACAGAGTTCCATGAGAAAGACGTAGGTGTTTTGACTTGACGGAATCAGTTTCTTTTGCAGCTCGGCTAACCAAGGTGGTAATTAGGGCGTACAACAATATGCTGTATCTCATTGAAAAGTACGCCCCACTGAACGGGGTAGACAAATACGATCCGAACATCGACCCATCCATCACGGGGGCATGCATCGTGCCCCATCTTGCCGAGGGGTTCATTTGAATCACTAAGCGTATTTTCAAGCATAGTTTATGAAGATATATGAGCAACAGTCATCTACCACGAGCCTCTTGGAAAGGCATAGTGTGGCGAAAGACAAAGATGGGAGACATCCAAAGAAGACTTGGGACATCAGGTTAAACATGTGCCCACACTGCATACACTGGATATATAGTAACGAGCGAAGCAAATACTTTTGTGTTTGAACAAGGAGGACGGAGTGAGTGAGGTCAGGGGGCAGAGTGGCTGGGGAAGGATTAATTCCGACAACATAGTTGGTGTATTCTAGTAACACTTCGAGTCAAGCGAACAAAGCTCTTGTGATGAGAACAATCAAAAAAGAGCAACCTAGACACTGTTGATCAAAACAGGCATAAGCTAATGTTGGATTGAGAAAAATCTGCAAAAAATGGACTCGGATACCGGGAGTCGAacccggggctgttgagagaacAGACACTTCTGAGAAGTGAGAGTCAACGATGTTACCGCTACACCATACCCGATTGAATCGTGAATGGTCCGATTTGATAGAAGGTCGGGCAGAAGTGAAGCAAATGATTGATTCATGGACAGCATTACACAGTATAAAGAGATGACAAAGTAGGCAAAGTATAGTCATATGTGatagaaaaaagaaaacggtTGTTGATTAGTATTATTAAACATGAGCTTGGGTTATATATAACGATAAGTCAAGTAAAGTATGGACTCGGACTCGTCGATCTCGGAGAGACACAGCCATCTTCTGATTTCGCAATGCGAGAAGACAGTCTCACAAACAGATTTTCAGGTTCGGGGAAGTGCTTCTGCCGAAAGTTAGCATCATATCGAGAGTCCCGAGTAAAGTCGTACGGGTTGTATGGGCACCCGTCAAACTCATCATCATAACTGGTGGCCGAGCTCTCTTCCAAATAGCTCGAAGAGGTAGAGGTGGCCGAGTTCACTTCTGAATAGCTCGAATATGAAGAgcgagaaaaggaggagggacaTGGGAAGGAGCTGCCTGCAGCGTTCCCATGGGTTATGGTGAGATAAGAAGGATCTACGGTAGGAGAAGTAGCCCAAGTATGCCAGTCGTGGTTGGCTCTCACATATGTACTCACCGATGGATCAAGAGGTTGGTCGTAGGTGTTAGCAGCATATCGAGACTCAGACTGATCAacagttggggttggggtctcGGAACAGGAAACGGTGAAATAATCATCTGAAGGGGGTACTTCACCAGGTCCCATAAACATCTCCCAAAGGCAGTAAGCCAGGTTCGTGATGGTAGAGACCATGGCGGAAGAGATGTATGGGGTTGGGAGTTCAGATATGATTTTCCTGACGCACTTGACTACTTCAAGTCGAAGACTCTTACACCAACAAGGCTGAGGTTGTGTGGTTTTGGGTTGCTTACTTGATCTTCTGTGTGTGGAGTGAAGTAAGCAAACGGCCTTGTTAGAAAGAATTGTCGACGGTGTCAAGTGTCTGGAAATGGGTTTCGCTGAGGAATGAGGACGGCTAAAACTTTTCGAAGATGAGGCAATCCAGGAGCTTAAGTAAGAAGAGGAACCCTTGTTGACAGTGCTATTGTGTCTACCACAAACAAAGAGCTGGGGCCTCACTGTCATTGTTCC from Podospora bellae-mahoneyi strain CBS 112042 chromosome 4, whole genome shotgun sequence harbors:
- a CDS encoding hypothetical protein (EggNog:ENOG503P0XZ; COG:G) — translated: MLITYRCHQRQHYPTDSFSIEQAPWRAQVLNNHPFSHALTDEPTSQPTAVIYTGNQRMQITMESAKNSSKSSNMKEILARLGGDFPMDEEAVLKLLPMGTKLIAVEKFGVSAFTATGRIKALEPTNGQKEYFIKVAYGEQGRVMLNGEAMSSLMIYDLMPDFIPKPVGFGAYQQEQAAYFYLSEFVDMDVTTPPDPVEWTKRLANMHKQSQSPTGQFGFPVKTCDGKTAHTTDWEDSWAVFYRTLFLGVCKRDIEANGSWPELELATEQIANAVIPQLLDNLKMSDGQKIKPCIIHGDLWEGNMGISKETNKSLLFDSGSYFAHNEMELGHWRCEFSTVFRDKSYTEHYQQNYPPAEPVEEFDDRNRLYSLKGAIVYSAGHPQSSMRKTAYNNMLYLIEKYAPLNGVDKYDPNIDPSITGACIVPHLAEGFI
- a CDS encoding hypothetical protein (EggNog:ENOG503NWFT; COG:S), whose product is MQPGILSPDHTRVFGELAGATVRVALSRTVGARYKNDGCPPSSWLFLARCDLPSAKNLFPDSRIGIIPFSDIMAAERTGSQDSMIEMDAQNKMAEKPAAYDPNSDFEAATIVPDPSERGTTSGKDSPAVNDEAVQDPNIVDFDGPEDMANPMNWPMKKRWQNIAVISVLTIITPLGSSMFAPGIPRILAEFEESSSTVATFILSVYILGFAFGPLLVAPLSEIYGRSVMYNMGNVFFFIFTICTALSNGIPMMMAFRFLMGVAGSVPITLGSGSISDMMPVEFRGRAMAVWAIGPLLGPCIGPVAGGYLIRAAGWRWVYWLIAIVTGLIAVFTFFTLRESYAPVILERKAARLRKKTGNPLLRSKLADNTTTPAEKLKTALVRPMYFLFCVPIVTLLSLYVAVTYGVLYLLFTTFSLVFGQNTLGSSYGFGEGEVGLVFIPSAIGMALGIVIFGAMSDKLVTQKISSGEKHKPEIRLTPFLTIPAGVTLPIGLFLYGWTTHYGVHWIVPMIGVVIFCFGLMGIMMACQNYLLDVYPQNAASVTAALAVLRSLAGALLPLGAIDMYIALGLGWGNSLLGFISLGLIPIPLLFFLFGERIRGVKKVPTATEA